TTTCCACTAATGCTGACCAATTGAGTTCGGAAGCGAAAACCTTTGCGCAGCAAAATAAATGGTGGGATGGAAAATCTGCATTCGATTTTCAAAAGAATTATTCCGACTGGCTTTATACTACTGTTGGCAGAGCTGCAAAACGGCAAGCGTGCACAATGGAGCTAGGAATGAAAAAAAACGGACAACTAACCATTGCTGATTGTATTTCGATTCTACAAACACACAACATAGAAGAAAGCACATTTAAGCCATCAAAAGCGAACACCGGTTCCATTTGCATGCACCGCACAAGCCTTTTAAATCCTAGCTCCACAACAGGAAGTATGATCGCCAAGATTAGAAAGCAAGGTGCATATACCATTTGGCTAACCGGTACTTCTATGCCATGCTTATCTATTTATATTCCATTTTTCTTTGGAACAAATTCGATGCATAAAATTCCATCTCCTTCTGCTACAGCTGACAACTCATTGTGGTGGAGAGCAGAAAAAATTCATCAATGGATTTGTAAAGATTACAAAAAGAGAAAGGCTCTTATAAACGAGGAACGCACAGCACTTCAACATAAATTTATTACACAAGAAAACGAATTGTTGAGCAAAGACTACACGCTACAAAGCCTAGAAACATTCAGCTCTAACTGTTATGCAGAATACGAAGAGTTAATTAATCGTTGGAGTAAATTGATGTAAGTTGCGCAATACTAAATAGAGCGAAAGAAATCAATTCAGAATAAACACAAATGTAATAGAGCCGGACTGCTCTTTCATACCATCTGTACTAGAATTAAATTTGGTACCTAGTGCAGCTTGTCTGGCTTTTGCATAAAGCAATGCGCTTGTGGTTGTAGAGCCTCGTCCACCGGGAGTTGCCTTAACAACCTTTCCTGTTTCATCCACCATGATTTCTACCACTACTTTCCCTTCTTCTTGCGAATCATCAATGATATCAGGTGCTCTTACAATTCTTCTTCCTTTTAAATCGTACTTGAATGCACCTTTTCCGGGTCCTGAATCTCCAAGTCCTTCGCCACCCGGCTTTCCATTTGGATCGCCTTCATTTCCGGGCTTACCGGAATTCCCATCGCCTCCCGAGCTTCCGCTTTTCTTGTTCTTCATTTTATTCAGCGCATTCAGCAAATCGCTGCTAGGAGCTTCTTCTACAGGTTTTACCACAGGAGCTTCTACATTATTCTTAACTTTAATAGCTTTCGTGTTTTTTACAACACTAACATCGATAGGCTCTGCATCGCTTGTCAGTACATTTTCTCCTTCGGGCTGCGAGGCTTGATTTGTTTTTTGAGGGGTACTATTTTCAGTAGTCTTAGCTTCTCCCATATTTACATCCTCCGTATTGCCGGTGCCTTCCGTTAAATTTCCAAAATCCATAACACCCAACTCAATACCACCTTCTTCTATTGGAAAAGGCGGCAGTGGTGTTACAATAATTTTAAAGAACAAATACAAAAATAGCGCTGCGTGCAACCCAATGGTTACAGCGGCTGCAATAGTTTTGTTCTTTGTTTCCGGATTTGTCATAATATGCTAATTATCCGTTGGGTGGTTTTGTAGCCAATACCATTTTAATGTTTAGCTTATAACCTATTTGCAATACATCTGCCAAGTCCTGAACAGCAAGTGTGTTATCTAGCCTAAGAATAACAACCGGATCTTTTACTTTTTCTGTTAGAATTTTTAGCGCATTCTCCATATCGCTGAATGGAATTGGCGTATTATTTATATAATAATTTCTGTCGGCAGTTACTTCAATCGTAATTTTTTGCTTAGGTAACTGATCGGAGTGAGACGAATTAGGCAACGTAAGCTTTATGATATTTGGATTTGCTAATGTTGACAAAATAAGAAAAAACAAAAGCAGAAAGAACATAATGTCGTTCAACGACTCTGTGCTTACTTCCGCTGCTTCACGGTGTTTTCGTTTCAAATTCATGGTGCCTTATTTTGTAGGTTCTTGCAATAAATCAATAAATTCAGCTGCTCCAAGTTCCATGTTTTGTATTGCCTTGTCTAACATGGTATTTATGATATAATACGAAATGTAAGACAAAAGCCCAACTACTAGACCAGATGCACTTGTTATCATTTTTTGGTACAACCCTTTCGAAATTGTTTTTATCGCAATGTCTCCTGTTAATCCAATATCGTAAAAAATAACAATTACGCCCATAATGGTACCTACGAAACCTAGTATTGGAGCTATTTTCCCAATGATGCTGAGGATGCTTGTGTTTTTCTCTAATTTATACACTTCTGCTTTACCAACACTCTCCATAGCCGCTTCAATTTCCTTGATTGGTTTACCAATTCTAGAAATACCCTTTTCTACCATTCTCGCTAAAGGGCCGTAAGTGGCTTTGCATGTAGCTTTTGCGGCATCCATATTCCCGTTATGAATAAGATCTTTGATATTGTGCATAAACAAAGGATCTATTTTAGAAGCTTTACGAATAGTCATAAAACGTTCTATCAAAATATAAATGGTTAGCACAGACAACAACCCAATCGGAATCATAATAGGACCACCTTTCATGATTAATTCAATTAATTGAAACGAATCTTCTGTAGGTGCAGTTGGCACTACGACCTGAGCTGTTTGTGTCAACGTATCTGCTACAGTGGTGGTTGCAGCCGGATTGGTAATTTGCAAAAGAGTAGTAAACATAGTATAGATTTTATAACGTACTAATTTAAAAAGCTTCTGTGGTAAGTTATTTGTTTGTGCGTGTAGTTATAAACAATACTATGTTAGTTGATAGTGTGTTTGTAATAAACTAATTTAGTAGCGGATTTATTGTATATAATGAAAAAAACACTTTATATCCTTTTTGCAATTGTCGGCATATTTGTAGTTGGCAACTCTTTTAGAATGCCCCCTATTATAGATACAGAAGAGGCATTAGGCAAGAAACTTTTTTTCGAAACAGCACTCTCCAAAGATAGCTCCATCAGCTGTGCATCGTGCCACATACCACAATTTGCTTTTGCAGATACGGTTGCATTTAGCAAAGGTGTAAATAATAAATTAGGATTGAGAAATACGCCCTCTGTAATGAATATGTCTGCCCGCAGTAGTTTTTTTTATGACGGCAGAGCCACAACATTAGAAGACCAAGTCCATTTTCCGATAGAAGACAAAAATGAAATGAATGTACTTTTAGAAGAGGTGGTAAAAAGGCTTAACAGCGATGCAACCTACAGAAAGTTATTTAAGAAAATATATAAATCATCGGCAACCAAAGCCACTGTAACGTCCGCAATTGCGGCTTACGAACGAACACTTGAAAGCCCCGGCACTTCGTTTGATAAATACCAGCGAGGAGACACCTCTGCGATTAGTGCATCGGCAAAAAGAGGGCACAAGCTATTTGTAAGCGACAGAGCGAAATGTTTTGAGTGTCATTTTAGCCCGGATTTTACAGCGGATGAATTTAAAAACATTGGCTTGTACGATGGCATAACCTATACGGATGTAGGAAGATTTTCTGTAACCAAAGACAGTAACGATATTGGCAAATTCAAAGTGCCTGGCTTGCGTAATGTAGCTGTAACAGCGCCATACATGCACAATGGTATGTTTAAAACATTGGCAGAGGTTATTGAGTATTATTCAAATCCTTATCAGTTTATTGCCAAGCCACTATTTGTAGATTCTTTGGTAAAACAACCCATTCATTTTACTGCACAAGAAAAACAAGATTTACTACACTTTTTAGAAAGCTTAACGGATGCTGAATTTAGACGAAAATAGTCTTTACGCGTTTTGTAAATTATTTTTTTTATGCACTTCAACTACTTGTAAATAGAGCGATTCGTAGATAGGCAATATTTTTTCTATGTCAAATTTTTGGGCTTGGGTAAATGCATTTTCCTTAAACTGCTCCAGTCGCTTTTCGTCCGATAAAATATAAATAGCATTCTTTGCCATATCATCCACATCGCCTACATTGCTGAGCGTTCCGGAATAGTTGTGAATATTAACTTCCGGAATTCCACCTGTGTTGGTAGATACAACAGGCACTTTACTAGCCATAGCTTCTAGTGCTGCCAACCCAAAACTTTCTGTTTCGGAAGTAAGTAAAAATAAATCGGCTATGCGCAATACTTGTTCGGTGTCACGCAGTTTTCCTAGCCATATAATATTGCCACATGTGTTTAATTCACGGCACAATTTTTCAATATTGGATCGTTCCGGTCCATCTCCTACCAACAAGAGTTTAGAAGGAATCTCGGCACTTACCTTTTGAAAAATACGTAACACATCTTCTACTCGTTTTACTTTCCTAAAATTTGAAACATGAATCAAAATTTTTTCGCCATAAGGAGCATACATTTTTTTGCTGCACTCATTTTTTTCGTTGGTATACTTTTCAAAGCTTATAAAATTGGGTATTACATGAATATCTTTTTTTATGCTAAAATATTTATACGTGTCTGCCTTCAAGTTTTCCGACACTGCTGTAATGGCATCGCTTTGATTCATTGCAAAAGTGATAGCAGGTTCGAAAGATGCGTCTTTACCCAACAACGTGATATCTGTACCATGTAATGTGGTAATAAATGGAATATGAATTCCTTGCGAAGCAAGAATTTGTTTTGCCATATATGCCGCAGATGCATGTGGTATGGCATAGTGTACGTGCAGCACATCTAGTTTTTCGTATTTTACAACATCTACCATTTTACTCGACAAAACAACTTCGTAAGGCGCATATTCAAACAATGGATAATCAGAAACAATTACCTCGTGATAAAATATATTTGGAGTAAACACATCTAATTTTA
This sequence is a window from Bacteroidota bacterium. Protein-coding genes within it:
- a CDS encoding biopolymer transporter ExbD, translating into MNLKRKHREAAEVSTESLNDIMFFLLLFFLILSTLANPNIIKLTLPNSSHSDQLPKQKITIEVTADRNYYINNTPIPFSDMENALKILTEKVKDPVVILRLDNTLAVQDLADVLQIGYKLNIKMVLATKPPNG
- a CDS encoding MotA/TolQ/ExbB proton channel family protein translates to MFTTLLQITNPAATTTVADTLTQTAQVVVPTAPTEDSFQLIELIMKGGPIMIPIGLLSVLTIYILIERFMTIRKASKIDPLFMHNIKDLIHNGNMDAAKATCKATYGPLARMVEKGISRIGKPIKEIEAAMESVGKAEVYKLEKNTSILSIIGKIAPILGFVGTIMGVIVIFYDIGLTGDIAIKTISKGLYQKMITSASGLVVGLLSYISYYIINTMLDKAIQNMELGAAEFIDLLQEPTK
- a CDS encoding C69 family dipeptidase, whose product is MCDTFVALPKATTDGSLILSKNSDREPDEAQAIIHIPQKKNTEKTLQCTYISIPQVSETYECILSKPFQMWGAEMGVNAHGLAIGNEAVFTKVKFDKKKVGLTGMDLLRLALERCKNAKEAIDCITSLLATHGQNANGGYKNKNFYYHNSFIIADTKDAWVLETAGNEWALERVKDIRSISNKLSISTNADQLSSEAKTFAQQNKWWDGKSAFDFQKNYSDWLYTTVGRAAKRQACTMELGMKKNGQLTIADCISILQTHNIEESTFKPSKANTGSICMHRTSLLNPSSTTGSMIAKIRKQGAYTIWLTGTSMPCLSIYIPFFFGTNSMHKIPSPSATADNSLWWRAEKIHQWICKDYKKRKALINEERTALQHKFITQENELLSKDYTLQSLETFSSNCYAEYEELINRWSKLM
- the bshA gene encoding N-acetyl-alpha-D-glucosaminyl L-malate synthase BshA — protein: MKIGIVCYPTYGGSGVVATELGKALAAKGHQVHFITYSQPVKLDVFTPNIFYHEVIVSDYPLFEYAPYEVVLSSKMVDVVKYEKLDVLHVHYAIPHASAAYMAKQILASQGIHIPFITTLHGTDITLLGKDASFEPAITFAMNQSDAITAVSENLKADTYKYFSIKKDIHVIPNFISFEKYTNEKNECSKKMYAPYGEKILIHVSNFRKVKRVEDVLRIFQKVSAEIPSKLLLVGDGPERSNIEKLCRELNTCGNIIWLGKLRDTEQVLRIADLFLLTSETESFGLAALEAMASKVPVVSTNTGGIPEVNIHNYSGTLSNVGDVDDMAKNAIYILSDEKRLEQFKENAFTQAQKFDIEKILPIYESLYLQVVEVHKKNNLQNA
- a CDS encoding cytochrome-c peroxidase, whose translation is MKKTLYILFAIVGIFVVGNSFRMPPIIDTEEALGKKLFFETALSKDSSISCASCHIPQFAFADTVAFSKGVNNKLGLRNTPSVMNMSARSSFFYDGRATTLEDQVHFPIEDKNEMNVLLEEVVKRLNSDATYRKLFKKIYKSSATKATVTSAIAAYERTLESPGTSFDKYQRGDTSAISASAKRGHKLFVSDRAKCFECHFSPDFTADEFKNIGLYDGITYTDVGRFSVTKDSNDIGKFKVPGLRNVAVTAPYMHNGMFKTLAEVIEYYSNPYQFIAKPLFVDSLVKQPIHFTAQEKQDLLHFLESLTDAEFRRK